The following proteins come from a genomic window of Candidatus Bipolaricaulis sibiricus:
- a CDS encoding Aminopeptidase YpdF (MP-, MA-, MS-, AP-, NP- specific) yields the protein MDYAARRDELWRRAQERGLDAFLVINVEHSDGANLRYLTGFSGSAGSLIVGTQSLFVTDSRYTEQAGHEVVGLPTEETGPRWLAWLADKLGSLGVKRVGIGAHRTSVYVFQELARLAPGIEFIPQAGMVEDLRRVKSGEEIERIAAAARLTDEGLRWVVDRLAPGRRERDVALDLEVWFRRNGAEAVAFDLIVASGPGSAMPHYRPGGRKIAQGDVVLFDIGVQVDGYCSDLTRVVAVGAPAAEVREVYSLVLDANKAGLAAVRAGRPGKDVDAAARDRIARAGYGDRFGHGLGHGVGLEVHEAPGVGPVSEEALAVGNVVTIEPGVYLPGRFGVRIEDLVAVTEDGCRVLSSFPKDELLVV from the coding sequence GTGGACTACGCAGCGCGGCGGGACGAACTGTGGCGGCGGGCCCAGGAGCGCGGGCTCGATGCGTTCCTGGTGATCAACGTGGAGCATTCCGACGGCGCGAACCTGCGCTATCTCACCGGGTTCAGCGGGTCGGCGGGGAGCCTGATCGTCGGCACGCAGTCCTTGTTCGTCACGGATTCCCGCTACACCGAGCAGGCGGGCCACGAGGTCGTCGGACTCCCCACTGAGGAGACAGGGCCCCGCTGGCTGGCCTGGCTCGCCGACAAGCTGGGGTCGCTCGGGGTGAAGCGAGTGGGGATCGGTGCCCACCGCACAAGCGTGTACGTGTTCCAGGAGCTCGCCCGGCTCGCCCCGGGGATCGAGTTCATCCCCCAGGCGGGGATGGTCGAGGATCTGCGGCGGGTCAAGTCAGGGGAGGAGATTGAGCGGATTGCCGCGGCAGCGAGGCTCACCGACGAGGGCCTGCGCTGGGTCGTGGACCGGCTCGCCCCCGGAAGGCGCGAGCGGGACGTGGCGCTCGACCTCGAGGTCTGGTTCCGCCGGAACGGGGCGGAGGCCGTGGCGTTTGACCTGATCGTGGCGAGCGGCCCGGGAAGCGCGATGCCCCACTACCGACCGGGCGGCCGGAAGATCGCTCAGGGCGACGTCGTCCTGTTCGACATCGGCGTGCAGGTCGATGGGTACTGCTCGGACTTGACCCGGGTCGTGGCGGTGGGAGCCCCGGCGGCGGAAGTGCGCGAGGTCTACTCCCTCGTGCTCGACGCAAACAAGGCCGGCCTGGCGGCCGTGCGGGCGGGAAGGCCGGGGAAGGACGTCGATGCTGCCGCCCGTGACCGGATCGCCAGGGCGGGTTACGGGGATCGGTTCGGCCACGGGCTGGGCCACGGGGTGGGGCTCGAGGTCCACGAGGCGCCGGGCGTGGGTCCGGTCTCGGAGGAGGCGCTCGCCGTGGGGAACGTGGTCACGATCGAGCCGGGGGTCTACCTGCCCGGGCGGTTCGGGGTTCGGATCGAAGACCTCGTCGCCGTGACCGAAGACGGGTGCCGGGTCCTGTCCTCCTTCCCCAAGGACGAGCTCCTCGTCGTGTAG
- a CDS encoding Pyruvoyl-dependent arginine decarboxylase, with translation MGMVPIIPRRVFFTRGVGRHKEELRSFELALRDAGIEKLNLVHVSSILPPACKVVSRTEGLKSLASGQVVFCVFSRCASNEPHRLIAASVGCAIPADREAYGYLSEYTSFGKKEKQAGDHAEDLAASMLASTLGIEFDDELVWDAKKEIWKISGKIVRTMNITQSAVVDSKGYTTVIAAAVFLP, from the coding sequence ATGGGGATGGTGCCCATCATCCCCCGCCGGGTGTTCTTCACACGGGGGGTGGGCCGCCACAAGGAGGAGCTCCGCTCGTTCGAGCTCGCCCTCCGCGACGCGGGGATCGAGAAGTTGAACCTGGTACACGTTTCGAGCATCTTGCCGCCGGCGTGCAAGGTCGTCTCGCGCACCGAGGGCCTGAAGTCCCTCGCGTCGGGTCAGGTGGTGTTCTGTGTGTTTTCGCGCTGTGCCTCGAACGAACCGCATCGGTTGATTGCGGCGTCGGTGGGATGCGCGATTCCCGCCGACCGCGAAGCCTACGGCTACCTCTCCGAGTACACCTCGTTTGGGAAGAAGGAGAAGCAGGCCGGGGATCATGCCGAGGATCTCGCCGCCTCGATGCTCGCCTCGACGTTGGGAATTGAGTTCGACGACGAGCTTGTGTGGGACGCGAAGAAGGAGATCTGGAAGATCTCCGGGAAGATCGTCCGCACGATGAACATCACCCAGTCGGCGGTCGTGGACAGCAAGGGGTACACGACGGTCATCGCCGCGGCTGTGTTCCTTCCGTAA
- a CDS encoding Deoxyhypusine synthase, whose product MNEQDKRRYLRVPVVPIDPTAFNTVPLVEAMGKTAFQARNLARAAEIYNEMLADRACTIILCLAGSLVSAGLGRAIAVLLEHGMADAVVATGANIVDQDFFEALGFHHYVGSPAVDDNVLRELHIDRIYDTFIDEDELRICDHTTAEIADGLPPRPYSSREFIREMGRWLVERGKGHGSITRVAYEKGIPIFCPAFSDSSAGFGLVYHQWQRPDRHVAIDSVKDFLELTKIKIAARETGLVMVGGGVPKNFAQDVVVAADVLGVDAPMHRYAIQITVADERDGGLSGSTLKEASSWGKVAQGLEQMVFAEATLALPLLVSYVYHKGVWRERAAKRWSDALDAAPVRA is encoded by the coding sequence ATGAACGAACAGGACAAGCGTCGCTACTTGCGGGTGCCGGTTGTGCCCATCGACCCCACGGCGTTCAACACCGTTCCCCTCGTTGAGGCGATGGGGAAGACCGCGTTCCAGGCTCGAAACCTCGCTCGTGCGGCCGAGATCTACAACGAGATGCTCGCCGATCGAGCGTGCACGATCATCCTCTGCCTCGCGGGGTCACTGGTCAGCGCAGGGTTGGGTCGGGCCATTGCGGTGCTCCTCGAGCATGGGATGGCCGATGCCGTGGTCGCCACCGGGGCGAACATCGTTGACCAGGACTTCTTCGAGGCCCTCGGGTTCCACCACTACGTGGGCAGTCCGGCCGTGGACGACAACGTCCTGCGCGAGCTCCACATCGACCGGATCTACGACACGTTCATCGACGAGGACGAACTGCGGATCTGCGACCACACGACAGCAGAGATCGCCGATGGGCTTCCCCCGCGGCCGTACTCGTCGCGGGAGTTCATCCGCGAGATGGGACGGTGGCTCGTCGAGCGGGGGAAGGGCCACGGATCGATCACCCGTGTCGCCTACGAGAAGGGAATTCCCATCTTCTGCCCTGCGTTCTCCGACTCCAGCGCCGGGTTCGGCCTCGTCTACCACCAGTGGCAGAGGCCCGACCGGCACGTGGCAATCGACTCGGTGAAGGACTTCCTCGAGCTAACGAAGATCAAGATCGCCGCCCGGGAGACCGGCCTGGTGATGGTCGGGGGAGGCGTGCCGAAGAACTTCGCCCAGGACGTGGTGGTGGCCGCGGACGTGCTCGGCGTGGATGCCCCCATGCACCGGTACGCGATCCAGATCACGGTTGCCGATGAGCGGGACGGCGGTCTGTCGGGCTCGACCCTCAAGGAGGCGAGCTCGTGGGGCAAGGTGGCCCAGGGCCTCGAACAGATGGTGTTCGCCGAGGCAACGCTCGCCCTTCCCCTCCTCGTGAGCTACGTGTACCACAAGGGCGTGTGGCGAGAACGCGCCGCGAAGCGGTGGAGCGACGCGCTCGACGCCGCCCCGGTGAGGGCCTAG
- a CDS encoding S-adenosylmethionine decarboxylase proenzyme: MRELGRQLVVELWECEGSTNDPDAIRHALVRAVEQSGATLIEAQVHPFNPHGVSGMALLAESHVSVHTWPEVGYVAVDVFTCGDDVAPEKAVEVLCDLFRPRHTSVVEIRRGVRP, from the coding sequence ATGCGCGAACTGGGGAGGCAGCTCGTCGTCGAGTTGTGGGAGTGCGAGGGTAGCACAAACGATCCCGACGCCATCCGTCACGCGCTGGTTCGAGCGGTGGAGCAGTCCGGGGCAACGCTGATCGAGGCCCAGGTCCACCCGTTCAACCCCCATGGCGTGTCAGGGATGGCGCTGCTCGCTGAGTCTCACGTCTCGGTGCACACCTGGCCGGAGGTGGGGTACGTCGCCGTGGACGTGTTCACCTGTGGAGACGATGTGGCCCCGGAGAAGGCCGTCGAGGTCCTGTGCGACCTGTTCCGCCCCCGCCACACGAGCGTGGTCGAGATTCGACGAGGCGTCCGGCCGTGA
- a CDS encoding Spermidine synthase: MTEGWICEEQSPGVRLCLEVEEPLLHLRTTCQDLALTRTRAFGRLLALDGRYMVTERDWPFYHEMLVHPALLSHARPERVLVVGGGDGGAARLALEHPSVSTVTLVEIDPGVISVARAHLASVHGGALDDPRLQVVIAPAEEFVPARTREFDAILVDSTDPVGPGEALFRRAFWTGCAAALRPGGILSLQAGDPFYHPEVLAGAMAGLREVFPVVIPHLGFVPSYPSGLWAYVLAGDRSLDVKESVLEKRFHSRRLTTRYYTPQLHRAAAVLPRFVDEIVRSEEAR; this comes from the coding sequence GTGACCGAAGGTTGGATCTGCGAAGAGCAATCCCCGGGAGTCCGATTGTGCCTGGAGGTGGAGGAGCCCCTCCTCCACCTGCGCACGACGTGCCAAGACCTTGCCCTCACCCGCACACGGGCGTTTGGGCGACTCCTCGCCCTCGACGGGCGGTACATGGTCACCGAACGCGACTGGCCCTTCTACCACGAGATGCTCGTCCATCCCGCCTTGCTCTCCCACGCGCGGCCGGAGCGGGTACTCGTCGTGGGCGGGGGCGACGGGGGCGCCGCGCGGTTGGCGCTCGAACACCCCTCGGTGTCCACGGTGACCCTGGTGGAGATCGACCCCGGGGTCATCTCCGTGGCGCGGGCCCACCTCGCGTCCGTCCACGGTGGCGCCCTTGACGATCCCCGCCTCCAGGTCGTGATCGCGCCCGCCGAGGAGTTCGTGCCCGCGCGGACCCGGGAGTTCGATGCGATTCTCGTCGACTCCACGGATCCCGTCGGACCGGGGGAAGCGCTGTTTCGGCGCGCGTTCTGGACGGGGTGTGCCGCCGCTCTGCGGCCGGGGGGCATCCTCTCCCTCCAGGCCGGCGACCCGTTCTACCATCCCGAGGTCCTCGCCGGAGCGATGGCCGGCCTGCGGGAGGTCTTCCCCGTGGTCATCCCCCACCTCGGGTTCGTCCCCAGCTACCCGTCCGGCCTGTGGGCGTACGTCTTGGCCGGGGATCGCTCCCTCGATGTGAAGGAATCCGTACTCGAGAAGAGGTTCCACAGCCGGCGGCTCACCACCCGGTACTACACCCCACAACTCCACCGGGCGGCGGCGGTCCTTCCCCGGTTCGTGGACGAGATTGTGCGAAGCGAGGAGGCACGATGA
- a CDS encoding Agmatinase, with protein MIGPLRFLGLDTPFAEARVVLLGVPLERTVSYRGGPAQAPTAIRAASDSIELYSHLFRCDLSRIGICDLGDVDPHLSMAEMLRATEQEVRLALDAGKGVVVLGGEHTVALPAVRAAAQPGPIQVVALDAHTDLRRTYGGEQVAHATVLRRVSELAERLVIVGARSFVGDEVDEPFFARPEDVARRLDPGVPVWLTLDLDAVDPSLCAGVTNPEPGGLTYAEVIAIFRDLARFRVVGMDLVELAPPFDPSGVSAVTAAKLVLEAIAAFWGPAPR; from the coding sequence ATGATCGGACCCCTGCGGTTCCTCGGATTGGACACTCCGTTCGCGGAGGCACGGGTGGTGCTCCTGGGCGTTCCCCTCGAGCGCACCGTGTCCTACCGCGGCGGCCCCGCTCAGGCTCCGACCGCCATTCGGGCGGCGTCGGACTCGATCGAGCTCTACTCCCACTTGTTCCGGTGCGACCTGAGCCGCATCGGGATCTGCGACCTGGGGGATGTCGACCCCCACCTCTCCATGGCGGAGATGCTGCGCGCCACGGAACAGGAGGTGCGGCTTGCCCTCGATGCGGGGAAGGGGGTCGTTGTGCTCGGGGGGGAGCACACTGTGGCGCTGCCGGCCGTCCGGGCCGCAGCTCAGCCGGGCCCCATCCAGGTCGTTGCTCTCGACGCCCACACCGACCTCCGCAGGACGTACGGAGGGGAGCAGGTGGCGCACGCGACCGTGCTGCGGAGGGTTAGCGAGCTGGCGGAACGCCTTGTCATCGTGGGGGCGCGTTCGTTCGTTGGAGATGAGGTGGACGAGCCGTTCTTCGCCCGGCCTGAGGACGTCGCGCGCCGCCTCGATCCAGGGGTCCCCGTTTGGCTGACCCTCGACCTCGATGCGGTCGATCCCTCGCTCTGTGCTGGCGTGACCAACCCCGAACCGGGCGGGCTCACCTACGCAGAGGTGATCGCGATCTTCCGCGATCTGGCACGGTTCAGGGTCGTGGGCATGGATCTTGTGGAGCTCGCCCCGCCGTTCGACCCGTCCGGGGTGTCGGCCGTTACCGCGGCCAAACTCGTGCTAGAGGCGATCGCCGCGTTCTGGGGTCCCGCGCCGAGATGA
- a CDS encoding Metallo-beta-lactamase family protein, RNA-specific, translating to MKLTFAGAAGTVTGSCFHVETDGQQILVDCGMFQGLPELEERNCAPFPFDPKEVDWVLLTHGHLDHLGLIPRLVREGFRGRGACTPPTRDIAHVMLMDAARIQEEEGEAALYTAADAVAAVDLFQTPLEYGEELRLGGDVRVRFHDAGHILGAASVELRAEGKTVVFSGDLGNRGKPLVEDPSYPPKADVVVLESTYGDREHPPVEESVTQLRNVIVDTLDAGGNVVIPSFALERTQEVLYLLFRMWRERSIPACRIFLDSPLATQATRIFERYTERFPAPARRLFQKREDPFDFELLEYTLTRQASKKIGENSGAIIIAGSGMCTGGRILYHLRDNLPRPESALVFVGYQAVGTLGREIEDGASRVEVLGSIVPVRASVHKIEGLSAHADLPILVDWTLHADPSEVFLVHGEPPAFGSLAQRLASHRLRPHVAEWYEAVTL from the coding sequence ATGAAGCTGACCTTCGCCGGGGCGGCGGGCACGGTCACCGGCTCGTGCTTCCACGTTGAGACGGACGGTCAACAGATCCTCGTCGACTGCGGGATGTTCCAGGGCCTGCCGGAGCTCGAGGAGCGCAACTGCGCCCCGTTTCCGTTCGACCCCAAAGAGGTGGACTGGGTCTTGCTCACCCACGGCCATCTCGACCACCTCGGCCTGATCCCCCGCCTGGTGCGGGAGGGATTCCGCGGGCGAGGGGCATGCACGCCTCCGACGCGGGACATCGCTCACGTGATGCTCATGGATGCGGCGCGGATTCAGGAGGAGGAAGGCGAGGCCGCTCTGTACACGGCTGCCGATGCGGTGGCCGCCGTCGACCTGTTCCAGACGCCCCTCGAATACGGGGAGGAGCTGCGGCTGGGCGGGGATGTGCGGGTCCGGTTCCACGATGCGGGCCACATCCTCGGAGCGGCGTCCGTGGAGCTGCGTGCGGAGGGGAAGACCGTCGTGTTTTCCGGCGACCTCGGGAACCGCGGGAAGCCGCTGGTGGAGGATCCGTCGTACCCGCCCAAGGCGGACGTGGTTGTTCTCGAGTCCACCTACGGGGACCGCGAGCACCCTCCGGTGGAGGAGTCCGTCACCCAGCTCCGCAACGTGATCGTCGACACGTTGGACGCCGGTGGCAACGTGGTCATCCCCTCGTTTGCCCTCGAGCGGACCCAGGAGGTCCTGTACCTCCTGTTCCGGATGTGGCGCGAGCGGTCCATTCCCGCGTGCCGCATCTTCCTCGACTCCCCGCTCGCGACTCAGGCGACGCGGATCTTCGAGCGGTACACGGAGCGGTTTCCGGCACCGGCACGCCGTCTGTTCCAGAAGCGCGAGGACCCGTTCGATTTCGAGCTCTTGGAGTACACCCTCACCCGGCAGGCTTCGAAGAAGATCGGGGAGAACTCGGGGGCGATCATCATCGCGGGTTCTGGGATGTGCACAGGAGGGCGGATTCTCTACCACCTCCGCGACAACCTCCCCCGGCCGGAGTCGGCGTTGGTATTCGTCGGCTACCAGGCCGTGGGAACGCTCGGCCGGGAGATCGAGGACGGGGCGTCGCGGGTTGAGGTGCTGGGCTCGATCGTTCCAGTACGTGCCTCGGTTCACAAGATCGAGGGCCTCTCGGCTCACGCCGACCTCCCGATTCTCGTAGACTGGACGCTTCACGCCGATCCGAGCGAGGTGTTCCTCGTCCACGGCGAGCCCCCAGCGTTTGGGTCGCTCGCGCAGCGGCTCGCGTCCCACCGCCTCCGGCCCCATGTCGCTGAGTGGTACGAGGCCGTGACGCTATGA
- a CDS encoding NADH-ubiquinone oxidoreductase chain F: MRLARAHVLVGVDDEARLAGVDGVLSALRTAVAELGLESEVQVIETGSLGVSGHGIVLAVQPDGVYYAHVTPADARTIVEEHLLKGRPVARLRLPTTAPVARPADVLGRQTRVVLANCGIIDPESIEEYIAQGGYEALGTAVTELAPEAVLDLVKRSGLRGRGGAGFPTGIKWSAVRTAADPERYVVCNADEGEPGTFKDRLILEGDPHKLLEGMALAGYAVGAHVGIVYIRGEYGLSIARTQRAIAQAEALGILGDRVFDTDFAFRIEVRPGAGAYVCGEETALLESLEGKRGWPRMKPPYPVTHGLWGKPTVVNNVETLANVPDIVRHGPAWYRALGTATCPGTKVYTILGNVRYSGLVEVEMGTPLRALIYELGGGLLPGRSLKGVLVGGAAGAFLPTSELDVRLDFDSLAERAAALGSGAVLVLDESACVVDMLSSVLRFFRHESCGQCAPCRSGTDVLVRLVSALQCGQADDRTLNQMVSIVDAMRAASLCPLGQSVALPVRTAVAGFRDEFAAHLGGPPCARCEATAVARGVRATTDR; encoded by the coding sequence ATGAGGCTGGCGCGGGCGCACGTGTTGGTCGGGGTGGATGATGAAGCCCGGTTGGCAGGCGTGGACGGTGTGTTGTCCGCACTGCGCACGGCCGTCGCGGAGCTTGGCCTCGAGTCGGAGGTCCAGGTCATCGAGACGGGTTCCCTCGGGGTCTCTGGACACGGGATCGTCCTCGCAGTTCAGCCCGACGGCGTGTACTACGCCCATGTCACACCGGCCGACGCGCGAACGATCGTCGAGGAGCACCTTCTCAAGGGCCGTCCGGTGGCCCGGCTGCGCCTTCCCACGACGGCTCCCGTGGCCCGACCCGCCGACGTTCTGGGTCGCCAGACGCGGGTTGTCCTCGCCAACTGCGGGATCATTGATCCAGAGAGCATCGAGGAGTACATCGCTCAAGGGGGGTACGAGGCCCTCGGCACGGCGGTCACGGAGCTGGCTCCCGAGGCTGTCCTCGACCTCGTGAAACGGTCGGGGCTGCGGGGCCGCGGTGGGGCGGGCTTCCCGACGGGGATCAAGTGGTCGGCCGTGCGCACGGCAGCCGACCCGGAGCGCTACGTGGTCTGCAACGCCGACGAAGGCGAGCCGGGGACATTCAAGGATCGGCTCATTCTCGAGGGAGATCCGCACAAACTCCTCGAAGGGATGGCCCTCGCCGGGTACGCAGTGGGTGCCCACGTGGGCATTGTCTACATCCGGGGCGAGTACGGCCTATCGATTGCCCGAACGCAGCGCGCAATCGCTCAGGCCGAAGCGTTGGGCATCCTCGGCGATCGCGTGTTCGACACGGACTTTGCGTTTCGGATCGAGGTTCGTCCTGGCGCCGGGGCCTACGTGTGCGGCGAGGAGACAGCGCTGCTCGAATCACTCGAGGGGAAGCGCGGCTGGCCCCGGATGAAGCCACCCTACCCCGTGACCCACGGCCTGTGGGGAAAGCCGACGGTCGTGAACAACGTTGAGACGCTCGCCAACGTCCCCGACATCGTCCGTCACGGCCCGGCGTGGTATCGCGCTCTCGGCACGGCAACCTGTCCGGGCACGAAGGTGTACACCATTCTGGGGAACGTACGGTACTCCGGGCTTGTCGAGGTCGAGATGGGAACCCCGCTGCGTGCCCTGATCTACGAGTTGGGGGGTGGGCTTCTCCCCGGCCGGAGCCTGAAGGGCGTGCTCGTGGGAGGGGCCGCCGGCGCGTTTCTTCCAACGAGCGAGCTCGACGTTCGTCTTGACTTCGACTCCCTTGCCGAGCGTGCGGCTGCGCTCGGGTCCGGCGCGGTCCTTGTCCTCGACGAGTCGGCGTGCGTGGTGGACATGCTGTCGAGCGTGCTGCGTTTCTTCCGCCACGAGTCGTGCGGGCAGTGCGCTCCCTGCCGAAGCGGAACGGATGTGCTGGTGCGGCTCGTGTCGGCCCTGCAGTGCGGACAGGCCGATGACCGGACCCTGAACCAGATGGTCTCCATCGTGGATGCGATGCGCGCTGCCTCGCTGTGTCCCCTCGGGCAGTCGGTTGCGCTTCCCGTGCGCACCGCGGTTGCCGGGTTCCGGGACGAGTTTGCCGCCCATCTCGGCGGGCCACCGTGTGCGCGGTGCGAGGCAACGGCCGTCGCCCGCGGGGTGCGGGCGACCACCGACCGATGA
- a CDS encoding HoxF-like protein, which yields MRRIQVLLCSGTACQSSGSEGVRRALLEALGLHNLLDEVQIVETGCMGPCELGPVLLVYPEGTFYVRVKPEDASEIVTEHFLKGRPVRRLLWTEGAPRPTEIPFFARQVKLVLGNCGTIDPEKVDEYIAAGGYEALGKAVTSLAPHEVIAAIRESGLRGRGGAGFPTGTKWELVRAAAGTPKYVVCNADEGDPGAFMDRAILEGDPHAIVEGMAIAAYAVGATHGYIYVRAEYPLAVQRIQTALGQARKLGLLGANIFETDFSFDVEVRIGAGAFVCGEETALIASIEGRRGEPRPRPPYPATSGLWGKPTLINNVETYANVRHILLRGPEAFAAVGTEKSKGTKVFALAGKIRNTGLVEVPMGITLRELVFDIGGGVPAGREFKAVQIGGPSGGCLPASLLDVPVDYDSLSQHGAIMGSGGVIILDDAACMVNMARFFLEFTADESCGKCVPCRVGTQMMLGILDRIVQGQGTEEDLTRLVEIGEMMKKASLCGLGQTAPNPVLSTLRYFADEYRAHIRDRSCPAGVCPNLVRYVVVADACRGCDACRRACPTGAAQGKAGKPPYRIVDDLCILCGACFDVCPFDAVKKEPR from the coding sequence GTGAGGCGCATTCAGGTCCTTCTCTGCTCGGGAACCGCTTGTCAGTCCTCAGGAAGCGAAGGAGTGAGGCGGGCTCTCCTTGAAGCCCTCGGCCTCCACAACCTTCTTGACGAGGTGCAGATCGTGGAGACTGGCTGCATGGGGCCCTGCGAGCTGGGTCCGGTCCTGCTTGTGTACCCTGAGGGCACGTTCTACGTGCGGGTCAAGCCGGAGGATGCCTCGGAGATCGTGACCGAGCACTTTCTGAAGGGCCGCCCCGTGCGGCGCCTGCTGTGGACCGAGGGCGCTCCCCGACCCACCGAGATCCCGTTCTTCGCCCGCCAGGTCAAGCTTGTGCTTGGCAACTGCGGAACGATCGACCCCGAGAAAGTCGACGAGTACATCGCTGCCGGCGGGTATGAGGCCCTAGGCAAGGCGGTCACGTCTCTCGCGCCGCACGAGGTGATTGCGGCGATCCGGGAGTCGGGCCTGCGGGGGCGGGGCGGGGCAGGATTCCCCACCGGCACGAAGTGGGAGCTCGTCCGGGCCGCGGCCGGCACGCCGAAGTACGTGGTCTGCAACGCCGATGAAGGTGACCCGGGGGCGTTCATGGACCGCGCGATCTTGGAAGGGGACCCCCACGCGATCGTCGAGGGAATGGCAATCGCTGCCTATGCCGTCGGAGCGACGCACGGGTACATCTACGTCCGCGCCGAGTACCCGTTGGCGGTGCAGCGGATCCAGACCGCGCTGGGGCAGGCGCGGAAGCTGGGGTTGCTGGGAGCGAACATCTTCGAGACCGACTTCTCGTTCGACGTCGAAGTTCGCATCGGTGCGGGGGCATTCGTGTGTGGAGAGGAGACGGCGCTCATCGCCTCGATCGAGGGCCGGCGGGGCGAGCCGCGGCCGCGCCCTCCGTATCCCGCCACCAGCGGGCTGTGGGGCAAGCCGACCCTCATCAACAACGTCGAGACCTATGCCAATGTTCGCCACATCCTCCTCCGCGGGCCCGAGGCGTTCGCCGCGGTGGGGACCGAGAAGAGCAAGGGGACGAAGGTGTTCGCCCTGGCGGGCAAGATCAGGAACACGGGGCTCGTCGAGGTCCCGATGGGGATCACCCTCCGCGAGCTCGTGTTCGACATCGGGGGTGGGGTTCCGGCGGGGCGGGAGTTCAAGGCCGTGCAGATCGGCGGACCCTCGGGCGGGTGCCTGCCGGCGTCGCTCCTCGACGTCCCGGTGGACTACGATTCGCTATCCCAGCATGGGGCGATCATGGGCTCGGGCGGGGTGATCATCCTCGACGATGCGGCATGCATGGTGAACATGGCGCGGTTCTTCCTCGAGTTCACCGCTGATGAGTCCTGCGGGAAGTGCGTTCCGTGCCGGGTGGGAACCCAGATGATGCTCGGGATTCTCGACCGAATCGTGCAGGGCCAGGGCACGGAGGAGGACCTCACGCGCCTTGTCGAAATCGGAGAGATGATGAAGAAGGCGTCCCTGTGCGGGCTTGGCCAGACCGCGCCTAACCCTGTGCTCTCCACCCTCCGCTACTTCGCCGACGAGTACCGAGCCCACATCCGCGATCGATCGTGCCCGGCAGGTGTTTGTCCTAATCTCGTTCGGTACGTGGTTGTTGCCGATGCGTGTCGGGGGTGCGACGCCTGCCGCCGGGCCTGTCCCACCGGAGCAGCCCAGGGGAAGGCGGGGAAACCCCCGTACCGGATCGTTGACGATCTGTGCATCCTCTGCGGAGCGTGCTTCGATGTCTGTCCATTCGACGCGGTGAAGAAGGAGCCGCGGTGA